The genomic stretch gatcccgcatacaagcccgattctcctgatcttgttcctctatccatcgaagagatagaagggatcaaggctgccctagaggcgtcccgaaaagaaaaagagaaattagaacttgatttgcatcaacttaccaacgaaaggagccaactacgctttgaccttaaggataagaaccaagaacttcaagcaatgaaggaagagaatgatagacaaaggagtaaaaggaaacgtgcaaccgaagggtatttaagtgctaattttaatttagaggctcatgatgagaggttggagcaagctgatgcggaaattgcaaggtggagaaggcgttatgagaaagcttcccatgacaaagcagaatccgagaaaaatctagaagctgtggtctttgaattaactgataggactaaggATCTAGAAGAGGAAATAAGaaacctcaaatatgatcttcaagaagctcgcaatgCTGGACAACAAGAGCGTGCAAGGAGATTAACCatggaagaagcacttttacagcgcaccgaggAGTATAATAGAGCGTACCAAGCCATGGTATCACTTAGGGAAGTTTTCGCAAGAGAGAAAGAGGTGCATGAGGCAGCCCTGAACGAAAGAGACTATTGGAAAAGActctacacaattgtttctacggcaagtgagcatgtgagcatggttcctaagatgcttgaagactatgagaaatgtcgcgatgattatgataagctagtcttcttgtgtaatgatttaattcaagatattccaaagagtttggcaaaagcagaatcatctcctatcatccttcccgaagtagtcaaagagttcatggagctttgtagagatatggtggacaagttccaagaagacatccaaaggcgttcttagctttatgttatttcgttgttgcttttatttcaagtacttttaatttaatttattttgagtatttttaatttcagtttcccttccttttttgtaaaccaacaatgaagtggatatttcctttcaattaataaagtgtgtttattttcgcatttacttattgttcctataatattcaccaaataaatatatgcaaaaaaaaaagagaaaaaaaagaagaaaaagaatcaaaaaaagagaatgtatatttactataataatgtggataagacacgaacatagcataagcataacattcatatcatgcatgtcatatttaattacaaagcattaaaaaaaactatctttatctccagtcacaccattggagAAGACAATCAAGAAACTATTCCTGTGTACCAAACccgagctcagaagaagaaagcgatggaacaactagagcagaaccaagccgcccttcgcgaagaagtaACCCAGCTAAAAGGTACTGTGGATGAGATTAAGGGAGGAATGGCTCAAATGTTGAGCTTCATGAAGGACATTAAGGATGAACAGGAAAGAGCTAGGGAAGCTCGGAATCGGTATGAGGAGATGCCAAACGATGGCAATCCActgttaggatatgttcgaggctttGACCCTCATAAGTCAAACACCCACTAATCAAAGAGAGTTACCAAAACCCAGGAAGAGGGAGAAGCTTCCCATGAAGGATTCATTCCCGCCACTCAGAAAGAGGGGGCGCCTCGCACTGTTCGCATCCCTGCTAACAATCCACCTTAGGATGAGGATTATGTGGACTTACAATATGGGGAGGTGGACGAGCCGAATCAGGAGTCCCAACATAAGCAAACCCAAGCTGATTCTGAGGAAAGCGCTAGAAATagcggacaaatcaaggcgctggaagaaaggctGAAGgcagtagaaggatacgatgtctttgatgtggatacctacgaaatgagcttggtgccagatttgactattcctcataagttcaagatacccaactttgagaaatacaagggactTACGTGTCCTAGAAGTCATTTACGCATGTATGTCAGGAAGATGGCTGCTTACGCCAatgatcaaaagctaatgatgcatttcttccaagacagcCTGAGTGGGGCATCTGTTGAATGGTACATGCAGTTGGAAAAGacacatatccgaagctggaacgaccttgctaatacattcctaaagcagtacaagtacaatctggacatggcacccaatcggatgcaactgcAGAACTTATCTCAGAAAAAGGAAGAATCATTCAAGGAatacgcccaaagatggcgagaactggcgtctcgagtccaacctccattATTGGAAAAGGAGCTGGTTGACATGTTTATGAGAActctgcaaggaccatactacgataaaatgattGGAAGCGTATCATCAGGATTTTCAGATCTGGTGGTTATCGGAGAAAGAATTGAGGACGGAATCAaagatgggaagatacaaggagcatcatctaactcttatcactcaaagaggcccacctcaaccttcgctaaaaagaaggaaggggagaccaatgcaGTAGTACACCAAGAGTTTAGACCTCCTATGACATACCCACCTCAACAAAGCAGATTCCAAGGTCCTCCAAGGAAATTCGACCCTTTGCCCACCTCCAAAAGCGAAATACTGAAATATCTATTAAATGAGCAACTAGTGGAACTCAGGCCTATGCCACCCCCAATTCCCGGAAAAGCTGCACCCAATTTCAGggctaatgaaaggtgtgaatttcacgccaactCTCCTGGACATACATTGGAAAAGTGTTGGGCTTTTAggcacaaggttcaagacctaatAGAATCAGGGGCTATTGCTTTTGACAAACCTAACGTAAAGACAAACCCTATGCCTCGCCATGATGGCACAGTCAACGCAATAGAGGTAGTCACTGAGCAAGAGTTTGTTCAACAACggagctcccccatagatgcccttaagaggtatctacttacAAAGGGGTTCATCCTCGAACATAACGAAGCCTTTAAGACAACCCTGCAAAGACTGGTGGATCAAGGGGTAGTTCGGTTTAAGGAATATCCTGAGGAAGAGTATGTGGCTATGCTAGACAGGAATGAACCATTGATGATACCTAGGCAAGGGGCAAGGAAGACATTAATCATCCCTTGCGCCAAAGCACCATTGCTGATACCCACACAAGTACACACTAGGATCATCCCGGTCAGAGACCCATACCCTATGGACAAAATGAAAGCAGTCCCTTGGGAATATGAGTCTAATACTAATACCGACATGACAAACATCGTTGGGCCTGTGGGCATGACTCGTAGTGGTCGCATATTCAATACTGCAAAACCAAATGAGAACCTGGCACAAGCAAGTGATCAAACTACTGTGGTCCCTACTGAAAAAAGCACATCCAAAGACAAAGAGACCACTAACAAAGATGCTGAAGAGTTCTTGGCATTGatcaagaaaagtgattataagGTGGTGGACCAGTTGCACCAAACTCTGTCCAGGATATCACTCCTCTCGCTGTTGATACATTCAAAAAAACACCGAGACACCTTGATGAAGATCTTGAgcgctgcccatgtaactaaagaTATCACTGTAAATCAATTTGATGGAATGGTGTCTAATCTTACTGCTGGGGCATGCTTAAGTTTCAGTGAACATGAGTTGCCCTCACAAGGAAAAGAGCATAACAAAGCCctgcatatctccatacaatgtgggAAATCTCATCTGTCTAGAGTACTGATCGACACAGAGTCatcattaaatgtgatgccaaaggccACCTTAGACAAGATAGATTTGGAAGGACTAGTAATAAGACCAAGCCGTCTGGTGGTCAAAGCCTTCGATGGGTCGCAAAGCCCGGTGTTTGGAGAGGTGGACCTCCTTGTGGTAATAGGCCCCCAcactttctgcatcaatttcaaagtgatggagattgaaccTGCCTATACATGTTTATTGggacgtccttggatccatgctgctggggcagttacctctaCTCTGCATCAAAAGGTAAAATTTGTGGATGGAAACTCTATAGTAACCGTCAATGGGGAGGAGgacatatttgtcagcaatctggACTCATACCGATACATTGAGGCTGGAGAAAAAGCATTAGAGACTTCGTTCCAAGCACTAGAGATCGCAACTGCTGTCACGCTACCAATTGAGAAAAcgcgaagggcggtaacatcttggagagacctgcaagacacaaaaatggaaggctggggcaaagttCCAGAAGTGCAAGAGAAAAGAGATCATCTGGGGCTAGGATACCAACCAACAAAGAAGGCTGCACAGGAAGAGCAACGTTTCCCTCCGATCGCACAAACTTTTGTCACAGGGGGATATGAGCATGTATCCATGATATCTAGCATGGAGGGCACGTCCAACTTCATCAGAATGATTAGACCAGGAGAACAACTTcaaaattggacaagcctggagataccggagatagtttatgtttcaaagtaatttgttttgccgtgtgttttatttccctttcaattaataaaaaacaatgtcgctcatgcctcgcccgaagcatagagttggtttgtaagggccccatttactttcaaagttgagtttattaataaaattgtcgtttgcatttggtattgaaaactcTATCTCGTTCTTGCATTCACTTTCTCGAAATGACAAATAACATTCTTGCATAAAACAAAAGCACAATCATAAttgcatactaaaaacaaaaacataaacttgtgcagatcaccttctaacatcaccgataataatactgctgaaactcaatgtaaattcgaggctctcgctaattagtctgaggaaggggatgaggaagacgatgaacttccagaAGAATTGTCAAGGATAATGGACAgggaatccaagagcatgctccctcctcaagaagcaatcgaaatcataaacttgggcaccgacaaagaacccaaggaaatcaagattggggcaacactgaacgaggacaTAAAAGCAACACTGGTCAAACTCCTTCATGACTATGTGGAAATATTCGCTTGGTCATATCGTGACATGCCTGGGCTGGATACAGACATCGTCGTGCATAGGCTACCACTCAAAGAGGGTTGTACACCGGTCAGACAAAAACGCAGAAGAGTTCGACCCGTCATGGATAATAAAATCCGAGAAGAGGTACTCAAGCAGTTTGACGCAAGTTTCCTCGCCGTAGTTGaatatccaccatggatcgccaatatagtgccagtgcctaagaaggatggaaaggtacgcatgtgtgttgattacagagaccTGAATAAGGCAAGTCCAAAGGACGACTTTCCACTGCCACACATAGACATACTAGTGGACAACACCGCGCAAGCTTCAGTGttttcattcatggacggattctcggggtataatcagattaaaatggctcccgaagacatggagaaaaccaccttcatgacatcctggggtaccttctgttacaaggtgatgccttttggattgcgaaaagctggggcaacgtatcaacgagccatggtcacactgttccatgatatgatacaCAAGGAAGTCGAGGTATATGTAGATGACATGATCGCTAAGTCCTATACTGAAGAGGAGCACCTCACACACTTGCAAAAGTTGTTTGAACGCTTGAAGAAGTTCAAGCTAAggttgaacccgaacaagtgtacatttggcgTGAGATCAGGAAAGTTGCTGGGATTCATAgtaagccaacgaggcatagagatAGATCCGGACaaggtaaaagccatacaagaaatgcccgtcccaaggacagaaaaagaggttcgtggtttcttagggcgcTTGAACTATAtctcaaggttcatctcacacTTAACTGCTACGTGTGAGCCCATATTCAAGttactaagaaaagatcaaccaatcaagtggaatgacgattgtcaagtagctttCGAAACCATAAAGCGTTATTTACAAGAACCACCAATACTCGTACCCCCGGTGTCGGGAAGACcattgatcatgtacctcaccgtCCTCGACAGGTCCATGGGATGCGTACTGGGGCAGCAAGACGAAACAggaaggaaagaacacgctatttactatcttagcaagaaattcaccgatTGCGAATCCCGATATTCGccgttggaaaagacatgttgtgccctagcatgggcctccaaacgtctaaggcaatatatgctgaaccattccacatggttaatatcgaggatggatcctttgaaatacgtgttcgaaaaacaggctctcacaggaagaatcgctagatggcaaatgctactgtcagaatatgacattcaatacgtcacccaaaaagcaataaaagggagtgtactggcagaacatctagctCATCAACCCATTGAAGAGtaccagtctatgaagttcgacttccctgaCGAGGACATTATGCTGGTGAGGGACTATGAAATACCTGGGCccgatgaaggacccgaaccaggattggTGTGGACCCTTACGTTCGATGGAGCCTCGAATGcattaggacatggcataggggcagtcttgacatctcctgacaatcgccacatacccttcactgcgagattatgtttcgactgcaccaacaatattgcagaatatgaagcatgcatacTGGGTCTAGAAGCCGCGATTGATCTAAGGATTAAGTTACTCgaggtatatggggattcagcattggtaatccaccaagtcaataaagaatgggatacgcgagatgcaaagctaatcccgtaccgagacctcatactggaactaatggctgagtttgagaccatcacttttaatcatatcccgagggaagaaaatcaaatggctaATGCGTTGGCAACACTCTCCACCATGTTCAAAGTAAATTGGCCAAATCACGAACCTCAGATAACGGTCAGACACTTTGAAGAACCAGCCTATTGCCTTACAATCGAGAAACAAGCTGATGACAAACCCTGGTACCATGATATTAGGGAATACCTGGAGAAACAAAAGTATCCAGAAAACGCTTCCACAATTGACAAAAAGACGCTAAGGAGGTTGGCATCTAAGTTCTTCCTAAACGGCGATGTCCTATACAAGCGAAACTACGATTCAGTATTACTAAGatgtgtggataaaaatgaggccaaagagaTCATCAAGGAGGTtcatgaaggaacctttgggactcatgcaaatggacattcaatggcaaGAAAGATACTAAGAGCCGGttactactggttaacaatggaggccgatTGCTTCCAACATGCAaggacatgtcacaaatgccaaatatatGCTGACAAGGTACATGTGCCACCAAATCCACTGAACGTACTAAGCTCGCCATGGCCATtcgcaatgtgggggattgacatgataggaatgatcgaacccaaagcctctaacggacaccgattcatattggttgctatcgactattttaccaagtgggtcgaagctgcTTCCTACACTAATGTAACAAGACAAGTAGTGACTCGGTTCATCAAACATAACCTCATTTGTCGATATGGGATCCCCAGTCGAATCATTATTGACAATGGGTCGAacctgaacaataacatgatgaaggAGTTGTGCAAAgaattcaaaattgaacaccacaattcttcaccatacaggcctaagatgaatggcgttGTTGAGgccgcaaacaaaaatatcaagaagatAGTACAGAAAATGGTGAAGacgtacaaggattggcatgaaatgcttcccttcgccctgcacggttacagaacttcagtgcgcacatccacaggggcaacccctttctctctggtctatggtatggaagcagtactccctatcgaagtggagatcccaTCATTAAGAGTCCTAgccgacacaaagttagaagaatcggaatgggtaaaaacccgttttgatcagcttaatctcattgaagaaaagcgactaaCGGCTTTGTGCcacgggcaactctatcagaagagaatgaaaaaggcattcgataaaaaggtcctccctcgaacttacaaagaaggagaCCTCGTTCTCAAGAAAATCTTACTGCCCCGACTTGATGCCCGAGGAAAATGGACAcccaactacgaaggtccatatgtcataaaaacggtgttctcaggaggagcactCGTCCTCACTACCATGGATGGGGACGAGCTACCACATCCAATCAATTcagacgcagtcaagaaatactacgCCTAGCAAGGGCAAGATTCCAAGCTACGAGCCCAAGACAATTCGTAAAGGATAGGAAATCGAGCAATCATCAACTTCCAaagtcaaaggattactggggccctcgatagcaaaaaagagcaatagcagtattagtatcatttctatttgtcatttttctttctttcataccttttgtacattcgccaattcaaggcaacaaTCAATAAAAGTTTTTCCTTTTCATACCTATCTTTTCATCATTTCAATATCAAGCGCAAAGaacaatttatttctcataaaatttaaactttgaacttaaaacaagaaacttacaaacCATCAGACTAAAATAGAGGGGACGAAACCACGACATCTCCGGTAGTCGATATACACCTGGCCCCGAAAGCATTGCAATATCCCAGTAGACTAACTTCAGACGATCTGAGTTAAGACCCGCAAAGCCGCTcggaaagctaaacaaatccaatGGGTGACAAAAGATAATACATCAAAGTCATCATACATATCCATATTCATATACACTCACATATGTACCATCTGCATAAGCATGCATGCATTTGCAACAAATCATAGGCATATACATTCGCAGAGCATCATTTTACAGATAAAGCTTGGCTTCTCTTGAACCCTATTTCAaactctattttcaatttcaatttcaaactaaatcgtaaccctcgcgttacgtcttatcacggcagtgataatggcaatttcaatccaaatcgtaaccttcgcgttacgtcttatcacgacagtgataatggcaatttcaaactaaatcgtaaccctcgcgttacgtcttatcacggcagtgataatggcaatttcaatttcaaactaaatcgtaaccctcgcgttacgtcttatcacggcagtgataatggcaatttcaaaccaaatcgtaaccttcgcgttacgtcttatcacggcagtgataacggcaccttcaatttcaattcaAATCGTAACCCTtgtgttacgtcttatcacgttagtcccttggcagtgataagggcaccttcaacttcaatccaaatcgtaaccctcgcgttacgtcttatcacggcagtgatatggcaccacGTTCTTTGGCAGTAGCCGgaaactcatttcaatttcaattcagaTTCCAATCCCAAACACGCCCTACCACGTTAGTCTCGTGGCCAGCAACGCATCTACTCCACATTCCGCAATatcagcaaatttcagggcattctcagtgttcaataatCTTCCACCTTCTGGTCGCAACAGGCGAGCAGGCCTGTCCGCctcttcaagtttaagaagattgaacaggggcagctgtcataccccaaaatttgccccatctacttcacctacaaagattcaaagactagggttctgtaacaccccgatatccgctgcacgcatcaaccgtgtcggccaaccaagcatgttaccggcttaatcaataatcccccctaggtccgcttatcggctgcccaggaaatattgtttttgcctcccgcaggaatcgaaccatgtacctaggggttaagtacatattcatagcaattcctgctaccaattgagctagtagctcaattggtagcaggaattgctatgaatatgtacttaacccctaggtacatggttcgattcctgcgggaggcaaaaacaatatttcctgggcagccgataagcggacctagggggattattgattaagctggtgacatgcttggtaggccggaagccctgcggggtaagcggaaatccagggtgttacattaaaaggcgccttttaatgtaacaccccgatatccgctgcacgcatcaaccgtgtcggccaaccaagcatgttaccggcttaatcaataatcccccctaggtccgcttatcggctgcccaggaaatattgtttttgcctcccgcaggaatcgaaccatgtacctaggggttaagtacatattcatagcaattcctgctaccacttgagctactagctcaattggtagcaggaattgctatgaatatgtacttatcccctaggtacatggttcgattcctgcgggaggcaaaaacaatatttcctgggcagccgataagcggacctaggggggattattgattaagctggtgacatgcttggtaggccggaagccctgcggggtaagcggaaatccagggtgttacaggtTCCATTTAAGCAGCACTCCTAGCCAAGAGCCTCCTGAGGCTAGGGTTTGAGATTCCCCTAAGAGGGATCAATGAGATAAGGCTTTTAAACAAGGTTATATGGTTTATAGTGATCTAATATAACTCCATAGCAAAAGTCAAAGCATCACTCCAAAGGTTACCTGCTCAAACAGTCCCAAGATCTACAATCAACTGATTCAA from Vicia villosa cultivar HV-30 ecotype Madison, WI linkage group LG4, Vvil1.0, whole genome shotgun sequence encodes the following:
- the LOC131597365 gene encoding uncharacterized protein LOC131597365, which translates into the protein MTYPPQQSRFQGPPRKFDPLPTSKSEILKYLLNEQLVELRPMPPPIPGKAAPNFRANERCEFHANSPGHTLEKCWAFRHKVQDLIESGAIAFDKPNVKTNPMPRHDGTVNAIEVVTEQEFVQQRSSPIDALKRYLLTKGFILEHNEAFKTTLQRLVDQGVVRFKEYPEEEYVAMLDRNEPLMIPRQGARKTLIIPCAKAPLLIPTQVHTRIIPVRDPYPMDKMKAVPWEYESNTNTDMTNIVGPVGMTRSGRIFNTAKPNENLAQASDQTTVVPTEKSTSKDKETTNKDAEEFLALIKKSDYKVVDQLHQTLSRISLLSLLIHSKKHRDTLMKILSAAHVTKDITVNQFDGMVSNLTAGACLSFSEHELPSQGKEHNKALHISIQCGKSHLSRVLIDTESSLNVMPKATLDKIDLEGLVIRPSRLVVKAFDGSQSPVFGEVDLLVVIGPHTFCINFKVMEIEPAYTCLLGRPWIHAAGAVTSTLHQKVKFVDGNSIVTVNGEEDIFVSNLDSYRYIEAGEKALETSFQALEIATAVTLPIEKTRRATSSCIGYHSKRVVHRSDKNAEEFDPSWIIKSEKRYSSSLTQVSSP